TAGCCGTGGACGTGGATGAGCCGTGTCGCCGCGGCGAGGATGACCTCGCGCGTGGACCTGCCCTCCTTCGTCTTCGTCCCCTGGTCGCTCGTCTTGGTCGTCGTCATCTGTACCAACCGGTCGGTACATAGAATACAGGCCGTCGGCCGATAAGGCAAGTCGAGAGATCACCGATGCTATTTCAGCTACTTACGGCTCAGAAGAGCGGCGCGGCGACGCGGAGCGCGGCCATCACGACGGGCTTGGGATAGAGGCCGAGCGCCACTACGCCGGCGACGCAGATGATCAGGGCGAGCGCCAGGGTTCCGGAAAGTCGGACGCGCTCGGGCCGCTCGGGCGGCTCGATGTACATGCGCCGCGCCACGACGAGGTAATAGAAGAGCGCGACGACCGTGAGGACCGCCCCCAGCAGCACGAGCCAGTAGAGCCCGGCCTGCGCCGCCGCCCAGAAGACGTAGAGCTTCGCCCAGAAGCCGGCGACGAACGGGATGCCGCCGAGCGAGAGCAGGAAGATCAGCATCGCCAGCGCGAGCAGGGGCGAGCGCTGCGCGAGCCCGCGGAACGCGGCCGTCGCCTCCGAGCCCTCGGAGCGCGCCACCGCCTCGACCACGAGGAACGCGCCCATGTTCCCGAAGACGTACGCGACGAGGTAGAAGAGCACCATCGCCACGCCCGACGCCGAGGCCGCCGCGAAGCCCACGAGCATGTAGCCGATGTGCGCGATCCCCGAGTACGCGAGCAGGCGCTTCACGTTCTGCTGCGGGAGCGCCATCAGGTTGCCCGCGACGATCGTGAGCGTCGCGAGCCCGGCGGCGACGGGGAGCCACGCGGCGGCGCGCTCGCCCGCGCCCTCGAAGTAGACCCGGAACAGCACCACGAAGCCGGCGGCCTTCGGCGCCACGCTGAGCCAGGCGACGAACGGCGTGCTCGCCGCCTCGTAGGTGTCCGGCACCCACATGTGGAACGGGAACGCGGCGATCTTGAACGCGAAGCCCGCGAACGCCGCGAGCAGGCCGAGCAGGAGGAGCGGGTGGCCGCCCGCCGCCGCGCGCGCCACCCGCGCGAGGTCGGTCGTGCCGGTCGCGCCGTAGACGAACGAGAGCCCGTAGGCCAGCACCGCCGACGACACGCTGCCGACGAGGAAGAACTTCAGCGAGGCCTCGACCGCCTCGTCCTGGCGCTTGAAGAAGCCCGCGAGAACGTAGAGCGGGATGGACATGAGCTCGAACGCGACGAAGAGGAGGATCAGGTCCCGCGCCGACGCGAGCACGAGCATGCCGAGCAGCGACGCCAGGACCAGGAGGTGGTACTCGCCGGCGCGCCGGCCGCGCCCGATCTCCGGCGTCGAGACAGACGCGAGGAGGCCGATGAACGTCGCGCCGAGGAAGAGGCGCTTGGCGAAGAGCGCGAGCCCGTCCTGCACGAACATGCCGCCGAGCGCCGGCCCCGCCGGCTCCGCGAGGAAGCTCGCGAGGGTGAGCGCCAGCACGCCGCCGGTCGCGAGCCAGGAGATCGCCCGCCGGTCGGCGCCGCGATGGACGAGGTTCGCCGCGAAGACGAGCAGCAGCAGGGCGGCGAGGCCGAGCTCCAGCGGGAACACGCGCGCCA
This is a stretch of genomic DNA from Candidatus Methylomirabilota bacterium. It encodes these proteins:
- a CDS encoding NADH-quinone oxidoreductase subunit N, with protein sequence MTPGLARVFPLELGLAALLLLVFAANLVHRGADRRAISWLATGGVLALTLASFLAEPAGPALGGMFVQDGLALFAKRLFLGATFIGLLASVSTPEIGRGRRAGEYHLLVLASLLGMLVLASARDLILLFVAFELMSIPLYVLAGFFKRQDEAVEASLKFFLVGSVSSAVLAYGLSFVYGATGTTDLARVARAAAGGHPLLLLGLLAAFAGFAFKIAAFPFHMWVPDTYEAASTPFVAWLSVAPKAAGFVVLFRVYFEGAGERAAAWLPVAAGLATLTIVAGNLMALPQQNVKRLLAYSGIAHIGYMLVGFAAASASGVAMVLFYLVAYVFGNMGAFLVVEAVARSEGSEATAAFRGLAQRSPLLALAMLIFLLSLGGIPFVAGFWAKLYVFWAAAQAGLYWLVLLGAVLTVVALFYYLVVARRMYIEPPERPERVRLSGTLALALIICVAGVVALGLYPKPVVMAALRVAAPLF